The Paenibacillus sp. FSL R7-0204 genome includes a region encoding these proteins:
- a CDS encoding carbohydrate ABC transporter permease, whose translation MPKLSNMSYKNQRILIIFLFSLVPVVLLLTFSYLPVFKMFQYSFTSWNGLSKNMEYIGFDNYKTIFTKPEYFAVFKVSLYYFFATFVQMVLALYFATILSFNVRMKNWFKGILFFPTLLNGVAIGFIFLFFFKPEGTLNTILDLLGLGALQQKWLLNPQLINISLAFASVWRYMGMNFIIFLGAISSIGSDIYEASEIDGANRWHQFRHIIIPSIKRILQLNLILAVSGAIGVFEIPYVMTGGSNGSGTFVIQTVDVAFKYSKLGLASAMAVVLLGIVVLVTILQRILIKEEK comes from the coding sequence GTGCCCAAATTGTCTAACATGAGCTATAAAAATCAACGGATTCTGATCATCTTTTTATTTTCGCTAGTACCCGTAGTGCTGCTGCTGACGTTCTCCTATTTACCTGTGTTCAAAATGTTTCAGTACAGCTTCACCAGCTGGAACGGGCTAAGCAAAAATATGGAGTACATCGGCTTTGACAACTACAAGACGATCTTTACCAAGCCGGAGTACTTCGCCGTGTTCAAGGTCAGTCTGTACTACTTTTTTGCCACATTTGTCCAGATGGTGCTGGCGCTTTATTTTGCCACGATTTTGAGCTTTAATGTCCGGATGAAGAACTGGTTTAAGGGGATTCTGTTCTTTCCGACCTTGCTGAACGGTGTGGCGATCGGGTTCATCTTCCTGTTCTTCTTCAAGCCGGAAGGCACCCTTAATACCATTCTTGATCTGCTGGGACTCGGGGCGCTGCAACAAAAATGGTTGCTGAATCCGCAGCTGATTAACATCTCTCTCGCTTTTGCCTCGGTATGGCGTTACATGGGGATGAACTTTATTATCTTCCTTGGCGCAATCTCCTCGATCGGCAGCGATATCTATGAAGCCTCTGAGATAGACGGGGCTAACCGCTGGCATCAGTTCCGGCATATCATCATTCCAAGCATCAAACGCATCCTGCAGCTCAATCTGATCCTCGCGGTCAGCGGGGCGATCGGTGTGTTTGAGATTCCGTACGTGATGACCGGCGGCTCCAACGGCAGCGGTACTTTTGTCATCCAGACCGTCGATGTAGCCTTCAAATACAGCAAGCTGGGGCTGGCTTCGGCAATGGCTGTGGTCTTGCTTGGTATTGTGGTGCTGGTCACTATCCTGCAGCGCATTCTGATCAAGGAGGAGAAATAG
- a CDS encoding ABC transporter substrate-binding protein, whose protein sequence is MKKTKAVTGLTALTLMAGLFSGCASDNNNATNAAAIDAGGNTGTAAEATAAPEGDAAKDIKGDITVITQRTDIVDTVFKDYAAKFNEKYPNVKVNFEALSNYEDQIKIRMSTSDYGDVLLLPTSVAIKDLPDFFEPLGKKSDLEQQYTGLEERTVGGISYGIPITVNFSGVIYNKQVFKDAGVTEVPRTFDQFSATLKSIKEKTDAVPLYTNYAAGWTLTQWEADLATVAGDREYVNIGQVASDDNFVPGQPHYELYKVMYDAAKEGLIEEDPTTTDWESSKADLANGKIGTMMLGSWAIGQIKGLAASPDDVGFMPFPTNADKILVPLSDDYNLGVSIHSKNKEAARAWVDWFINESGYPTTEGGGMSPVKGAELPEILKQFAGTDITFDTLAPAKAGEEGWVDAIDKEAEIGLWQPDFKKVIIEAAIGNRKESYDDIMKELNDKWKAARAKIVTAK, encoded by the coding sequence ATGAAAAAAACCAAAGCAGTTACCGGGTTGACAGCGCTGACACTGATGGCCGGGCTGTTCTCCGGTTGTGCATCTGACAACAATAATGCCACTAATGCGGCAGCAATCGATGCAGGCGGGAACACAGGCACCGCAGCGGAGGCAACAGCCGCTCCAGAGGGAGATGCCGCCAAGGATATCAAGGGTGATATTACGGTTATTACACAGCGGACGGATATTGTGGATACCGTGTTCAAAGACTACGCCGCCAAATTCAATGAGAAATATCCAAATGTCAAAGTGAATTTTGAAGCCTTATCGAACTATGAGGATCAGATCAAAATCCGCATGAGCACCAGTGATTACGGAGATGTACTGCTCCTGCCTACCAGCGTAGCGATCAAAGACCTGCCGGATTTCTTCGAGCCATTGGGTAAAAAGTCTGATCTGGAGCAGCAATATACAGGCCTCGAAGAGCGGACGGTAGGCGGGATTTCATACGGCATTCCAATTACGGTTAACTTCTCCGGCGTGATCTATAACAAGCAGGTCTTCAAGGATGCCGGAGTGACCGAGGTTCCAAGAACCTTCGATCAGTTCTCCGCCACACTGAAGAGCATCAAGGAGAAGACGGATGCCGTTCCTCTCTACACGAACTATGCTGCAGGCTGGACGCTGACCCAGTGGGAGGCAGATCTGGCTACCGTTGCCGGAGACCGTGAATATGTCAACATCGGCCAGGTAGCCTCCGATGATAACTTCGTTCCAGGCCAGCCGCACTATGAGCTCTACAAAGTGATGTACGATGCAGCCAAAGAAGGTCTGATTGAAGAAGACCCGACTACAACCGACTGGGAATCCTCCAAGGCGGATCTGGCGAACGGCAAAATCGGTACGATGATGCTTGGCTCCTGGGCCATCGGGCAGATTAAAGGGCTGGCGGCCAGCCCGGATGATGTAGGCTTCATGCCATTCCCGACCAATGCCGACAAGATCCTGGTTCCGCTGTCTGACGACTATAATCTGGGGGTTAGCATTCACAGCAAAAATAAAGAAGCCGCCAGAGCATGGGTGGACTGGTTCATTAATGAATCCGGTTATCCGACTACAGAAGGCGGAGGCATGAGCCCGGTAAAGGGAGCCGAGCTGCCTGAAATCCTCAAGCAATTTGCAGGTACAGACATCACCTTCGATACGCTTGCTCCAGCCAAAGCCGGTGAGGAAGGCTGGGTGGATGCCATTGATAAAGAGGCTGAAATCGGCCTGTGGCAGCCTGACTTCAAGAAGGTAATCATCGAAGCAGCGATTGGCAACCGGAAAGAGTCCTATGATGACATTATGAAAGAACTGAATGATAAATGGAAAGCAGCCAGAGCCAAAATTGTGACTGCCAAGTAG
- a CDS encoding response regulator has product MVIRIMIADDEEVIRRGLEKIASRMDVEVRVIGSYGNGLEAWNHLQELSLEEIDLLITDIKMPRMDGFQLIEEARGHLKQLPIAVLSGFSEFDYARKAMRFGVLDYLLKPIDKAQLYDLLKSVEATRQTLAAAPSDEVPHQPSEGGEHYVVEQMKSILEQDYGLNFELERLAEAVGMNASYISRLFKHKTGQTITDYLIGIRIAEAKKMLLHHPDLKNYEIADKVGYSDPVYFNKLFKKMCGMTPKEYKSRYRSRYELF; this is encoded by the coding sequence GTGGTAATCCGGATCATGATTGCGGATGATGAGGAAGTGATCCGCCGCGGGCTGGAGAAGATCGCTTCCAGAATGGATGTGGAGGTCAGGGTAATCGGCTCGTACGGCAATGGGCTTGAGGCCTGGAACCATCTGCAGGAGCTGAGCCTGGAGGAGATTGATCTTCTTATTACAGATATCAAGATGCCGAGAATGGATGGATTCCAGCTGATTGAAGAGGCGAGAGGACATCTCAAGCAGCTGCCTATAGCAGTGCTGAGCGGCTTCAGTGAATTCGACTACGCCCGTAAGGCCATGCGCTTCGGTGTACTTGATTATCTGCTGAAGCCCATTGATAAGGCACAATTATATGATTTGCTTAAAAGTGTAGAAGCGACCCGGCAGACGCTTGCGGCTGCTCCCTCCGATGAAGTGCCGCATCAGCCTTCCGAAGGCGGGGAGCATTATGTAGTAGAGCAGATGAAGAGCATTCTTGAGCAGGATTACGGTCTTAATTTCGAGCTTGAGCGGCTGGCTGAGGCCGTGGGAATGAATGCAAGTTATATCAGCAGGCTGTTCAAGCATAAGACAGGGCAGACCATTACCGACTACTTGATCGGCATCCGCATTGCGGAGGCCAAGAAGATGCTTCTCCATCATCCGGACCTGAAGAATTATGAGATTGCTGACAAAGTCGGCTACAGCGATCCGGTGTACTTCAATAAGCTGTTCAAGAAGATGTGCGGCATGACTCCCAAGGAATATAAAAGCCGGTACAGATCAAGATATGAGTTATTTTAA
- a CDS encoding AGE family epimerase/isomerase produces the protein MNNATEVWRTRLEAELKDNILGFWMKHTLDDTHGGFIGEMDNQLQVMPGADKSLVLNARILWTFASAYSVYGTADYLAMADRAYDYLIQNFTDSEFGGFFWMVNEHGSASQPKKQIYGLAFVIYALAEYHHATGRDGVLRQATQLFHWIEKYGYDPLHKGYIEALSREWEMTDSLSLSAKDMNEKKSMNTHLHVLEGYTGLYRVWKSETLRSKLAELIETMLEHILDSDGRHFHLFMDEKWQVKSEHISFGHDIEGSWLLYEAAEVLGDEALLERVRKASLSMAEAALTEGVAPDGGIWNEADLSGFIDKARESRDWWPQAEAMVGFYNAYQLTGDLRFLVAAENSWSFTEKYIIDHKLGEWHWGVDESLQPLAHAPKVSAWKCPYHNSRACFEMIRRLGETSEIKETIQ, from the coding sequence ATGAACAATGCAACCGAAGTATGGCGCACCCGGCTGGAAGCAGAGCTGAAAGACAATATTCTGGGCTTCTGGATGAAGCATACCCTGGATGATACTCATGGCGGCTTCATCGGTGAAATGGACAATCAGCTGCAGGTGATGCCCGGTGCGGACAAAAGCCTTGTACTGAATGCACGGATTCTCTGGACATTTGCAAGTGCTTACAGCGTGTACGGAACCGCAGATTATCTGGCTATGGCTGACCGTGCCTATGATTACCTCATTCAGAATTTCACAGATTCCGAATTCGGCGGCTTCTTCTGGATGGTAAATGAACACGGATCTGCTTCCCAGCCCAAGAAACAAATCTATGGACTCGCTTTTGTCATCTATGCCTTGGCTGAGTACCATCATGCCACCGGCCGGGACGGCGTCCTGCGCCAAGCAACCCAATTGTTCCATTGGATTGAGAAGTACGGTTATGACCCTCTTCACAAGGGGTATATTGAAGCCTTATCGCGGGAGTGGGAGATGACCGATTCCCTAAGTCTCAGCGCGAAGGATATGAATGAGAAAAAATCCATGAATACACATCTGCATGTACTCGAAGGATACACCGGCTTGTACCGGGTATGGAAGTCAGAGACACTCAGAAGCAAGCTCGCTGAGCTGATCGAAACCATGCTGGAGCATATCCTGGATTCGGACGGCAGGCACTTCCATTTGTTCATGGATGAAAAGTGGCAGGTGAAGTCAGAGCATATCTCCTTCGGCCATGACATAGAGGGAAGCTGGCTGCTCTATGAAGCTGCGGAAGTACTTGGAGACGAAGCCCTGCTTGAACGCGTGCGCAAGGCATCCCTGTCGATGGCCGAAGCTGCACTGACTGAGGGGGTGGCGCCGGACGGCGGAATCTGGAATGAGGCAGATCTAAGCGGCTTCATTGACAAAGCCCGCGAATCCAGAGACTGGTGGCCGCAGGCTGAAGCTATGGTCGGATTCTACAATGCGTATCAGTTAACCGGAGATTTGCGTTTCCTGGTAGCCGCTGAGAACTCATGGAGCTTCACAGAGAAATATATTATTGATCATAAGCTGGGCGAATGGCACTGGGGGGTGGATGAATCCCTGCAGCCGCTGGCCCATGCACCGAAGGTCAGCGCCTGGAAATGCCCCTATCACAACAGCCGGGCCTGCTTCGAGATGATTAGACGGCTTGGCGAAACCTCAGAGATAAAGGAGACTATTCAATGA
- a CDS encoding glycoside hydrolase family 130 protein, producing the protein MSTIFEQRKQALTERYEALIGRTNEKLPYGNGIYDRYKYPLLTAEHAPLIWRYDFNEESNPYFAERIGVNGVFNPGAIELNGKFYIVARVEGNDRKSFFAVAESSSGVDGFRFWDHPVVLPETADPDINVYDMRLVEHEDGWIYGLFCTERKDPDAAPGDLSSAVAQCGIARTKDLKTWERLADLKTGSAQQRNVVLHPEFVDGKYAFYTRPQDGFIDAGSGGGIGWGLSEQIENAVITRETIIDQRYYHTIKEVKNGQGPAPIKTPLGWLHIAHGVRNTAAGLRYVLYAFLSDLAEPNRVTHAPGGHFLAPDGEERVGDVSNVVFCNGIIACDNGEVFIYYASSDTRIHVATTTVDQLLDYVMHTPEDPLRSYACVQQRIALIDRNLQVK; encoded by the coding sequence ATGAGTACCATTTTTGAACAACGCAAGCAGGCCTTAACTGAACGTTATGAAGCCCTGATTGGCCGCACCAATGAGAAGCTGCCTTACGGCAACGGTATTTATGACCGCTATAAGTACCCCCTGCTCACTGCGGAGCACGCCCCCCTGATCTGGCGTTACGACTTCAATGAGGAGAGCAACCCGTATTTCGCAGAGAGAATCGGAGTGAACGGCGTATTCAATCCAGGAGCGATTGAACTGAACGGCAAATTCTACATCGTTGCCCGGGTGGAAGGCAATGACCGCAAATCCTTCTTCGCCGTTGCCGAGAGCAGCAGCGGTGTGGACGGCTTCCGCTTCTGGGATCACCCCGTAGTGCTTCCTGAGACCGCAGACCCGGATATCAACGTCTATGATATGCGCCTGGTAGAGCATGAGGATGGCTGGATCTACGGCCTGTTCTGCACCGAACGCAAGGACCCGGACGCTGCCCCTGGCGATTTGTCCAGCGCCGTTGCGCAGTGCGGCATTGCCCGTACCAAGGATCTCAAGACCTGGGAGCGTCTCGCCGATCTTAAGACCGGCTCCGCCCAGCAGCGCAACGTGGTCCTGCATCCAGAGTTCGTTGACGGCAAGTACGCCTTCTACACGCGCCCGCAGGACGGGTTCATCGACGCCGGTTCCGGCGGCGGCATCGGCTGGGGCTTATCAGAGCAGATTGAGAATGCTGTTATCACCCGTGAGACAATTATAGACCAGCGCTACTACCATACCATCAAAGAAGTGAAGAACGGTCAAGGGCCGGCCCCGATCAAAACACCGCTCGGCTGGCTGCACATCGCTCATGGCGTCCGCAATACGGCTGCCGGCCTGCGCTATGTGCTGTATGCCTTCTTGTCTGACCTTGCGGAGCCTAACCGTGTGACTCATGCCCCAGGGGGACATTTCCTTGCTCCAGACGGCGAGGAACGCGTCGGCGATGTATCCAATGTTGTCTTCTGCAATGGTATAATCGCCTGTGACAACGGAGAGGTATTCATCTACTACGCCTCCTCCGATACCCGTATCCATGTAGCTACCACCACCGTAGACCAACTGCTCGATTATGTCATGCATACTCCTGAAGATCCGCTTCGTTCCTATGCTTGCGTACAGCAGCGCATCGCTTTGATCGACCGGAATTTGCAGGTGAAATAA
- a CDS encoding LacI family DNA-binding transcriptional regulator, with product MAKKVTMQKIADHLGVSKFVVSKSLSGKEGVNETTRERVIQAASQLGYFTQKNAYVQSPKRRSLTGEQDRNKQSVLVLMPNIRSQTQDSLYWGKIVDGIALALDQEGLGMVIISEHRADNFVNVLNPDGLLGLIGVGQISTSLLLEVHRIGLPLIMIDHEDALIPCDTIFANNIDSMTRLVNHLIGTGHTLFHFIGNIRYSRSFRDRWIGFRRALEENHLMVPAIGDELLLEGMDDQMLRDEFRRWVATRKESDTLPTAIVCANDFTALDVSEVLREAGLGIPADISVTGFDNIEDSLRGVTPLTTVHVPKEAMGRAAVEKLLNRIQNSAAPLEKILISADIVHRDSVGKPRG from the coding sequence GTGGCCAAAAAAGTAACGATGCAAAAAATAGCCGATCATCTTGGGGTCTCCAAGTTCGTCGTATCCAAATCGCTCTCCGGCAAGGAGGGGGTCAATGAGACCACCCGGGAGCGGGTGATTCAAGCTGCTTCTCAGCTGGGATATTTCACCCAAAAAAACGCCTATGTACAAAGTCCGAAGCGCCGTTCCTTGACGGGAGAGCAAGACCGCAATAAGCAATCCGTGCTGGTGCTGATGCCCAATATCCGTTCTCAGACCCAAGATTCACTATATTGGGGCAAAATCGTCGATGGCATTGCGCTGGCGCTGGATCAGGAGGGGCTGGGCATGGTGATCATTTCAGAGCACCGGGCTGATAATTTCGTTAATGTCCTCAATCCTGACGGCCTGCTCGGTCTGATCGGAGTAGGGCAGATTTCCACCTCACTGCTGCTCGAAGTGCACCGGATCGGGCTTCCCCTGATCATGATCGATCATGAGGATGCTTTAATTCCATGTGATACTATATTTGCGAATAACATCGATTCCATGACCCGGCTCGTCAATCATCTGATAGGCACCGGACATACTCTATTTCACTTTATCGGCAATATCCGTTACTCCCGCAGCTTCCGTGACCGCTGGATCGGGTTCCGCCGCGCCCTGGAGGAGAATCATCTGATGGTCCCGGCCATAGGTGACGAACTGCTGCTGGAGGGAATGGATGACCAAATGCTCCGCGACGAATTCAGACGCTGGGTAGCCACCCGGAAAGAATCGGATACCCTGCCTACGGCAATTGTGTGTGCGAACGACTTCACAGCCCTCGATGTCAGTGAAGTACTGCGGGAAGCCGGGCTTGGTATTCCCGCTGATATTTCGGTCACTGGCTTTGACAATATCGAGGATTCCCTGCGGGGGGTTACGCCGCTTACAACCGTTCATGTGCCTAAGGAAGCTATGGGCCGTGCTGCTGTCGAGAAGCTGCTGAACCGTATCCAGAATTCCGCTGCACCGCTGGAGAAAATTCTGATCTCCGCTGATATCGTCCACCGGGACTCTGTGGGGAAGCCGCGGGGTTGA
- a CDS encoding ABC transporter substrate-binding protein: protein MGLKRMIVRFPVYAVLLLLLLSTGCDSRSGRGLAPAPAASAGEEAPSELSGTIVMLTNRIDLIENGTFKGYAEEFRKRYPEAHVEFEGLSSYATDILVRLSTKDTGDVLLLPVNLPAKELELFFEPLSGELAAQERFTTFATFDGKRYGLSTGNTTSGIVYNKKAFERAGIEQVPQTLDEFYAACAKLKQAGIIPLYMNYGAVWPLREWGNNLVNYMTGNPDYLNDMVHEDSPWQIGNEWGRALGIARTMMAKGYVEEQLFSNSWEISKSRLAKGEAGMYLQGNWTIRQIMDAGASPEDIGFFPFPYDNGKAHYAALNPDWFMGVSRFSRHKELAMAWLQYFITETSYAKDWGFLPVKGSDEPALQQYSEFLSYHPKLIEATVQTDAFIDLANRTKLSFWSGDYIQDVLAAPDLQKSFDQLNAKWKEVRMSQQSAP, encoded by the coding sequence ATGGGCTTGAAACGGATGATTGTACGCTTTCCGGTGTATGCTGTGCTGCTGCTCTTGCTGCTGTCAACCGGCTGTGACAGCCGGAGCGGCAGGGGGCTGGCCCCGGCCCCGGCAGCCTCTGCCGGAGAGGAAGCGCCTTCTGAGCTGTCCGGTACGATCGTGATGCTGACGAACCGGATTGACCTGATTGAGAATGGAACATTTAAGGGCTATGCGGAGGAATTCAGGAAGCGGTATCCTGAAGCTCATGTGGAATTTGAGGGGCTGTCCAGCTATGCGACGGATATCCTGGTCCGCTTGTCCACCAAGGATACTGGGGATGTCCTGTTGCTTCCGGTCAATCTGCCTGCGAAGGAGCTGGAGCTTTTCTTCGAGCCGCTGAGTGGGGAATTGGCGGCGCAGGAGCGGTTCACGACCTTTGCAACCTTTGACGGCAAGCGATACGGGCTGTCTACAGGCAACACCACGAGCGGGATAGTATACAACAAGAAGGCTTTTGAGCGGGCGGGAATTGAACAGGTGCCGCAGACGCTTGATGAATTCTACGCGGCCTGTGCCAAGCTGAAGCAGGCGGGCATCATCCCGCTGTATATGAATTACGGGGCTGTCTGGCCGCTGCGGGAGTGGGGCAATAATCTGGTTAATTATATGACGGGGAACCCCGATTATTTGAATGATATGGTTCATGAGGACAGCCCCTGGCAGATCGGTAACGAATGGGGGCGGGCTCTGGGGATTGCCAGAACGATGATGGCCAAGGGTTATGTTGAGGAGCAGTTATTCTCCAACAGCTGGGAGATCTCCAAATCCAGGCTTGCCAAAGGAGAGGCCGGCATGTATCTGCAGGGGAACTGGACCATCCGGCAGATTATGGATGCCGGCGCTTCGCCGGAGGATATAGGCTTCTTCCCTTTTCCATATGACAACGGTAAGGCTCATTATGCGGCACTCAATCCCGACTGGTTCATGGGGGTTAGCAGATTCAGCCGTCATAAAGAGCTTGCGATGGCATGGCTTCAGTATTTCATCACAGAAACTTCGTATGCCAAAGATTGGGGGTTTCTTCCGGTGAAGGGTTCGGATGAACCCGCTTTACAGCAATATAGTGAGTTCCTCTCTTACCACCCGAAGCTGATTGAGGCTACGGTGCAGACGGATGCGTTCATTGATCTGGCGAACCGGACGAAGCTGAGCTTCTGGTCGGGCGATTATATTCAGGATGTGCTCGCCGCACCGGATCTGCAGAAGTCCTTTGACCAGTTGAATGCGAAATGGAAGGAAGTGCGTATGAGTCAGCAGTCTGCTCCGTAA
- a CDS encoding cache domain-containing sensor histidine kinase: MRAARNSNWWSYIVDMSMERKLFLVFLVIITLPLSFISVISFKSYSESIQANTIAYSEKLIDQMMDSIDDYIEDMKRISSMPAYVNEIKQNLIRSNRYYEQKQMMEGKQDPAQVAPGDLDLLLSIQRGIEENISFINNIKRGTNSVYIFDAYGNGYYSAKDGGIRLDLQQSYRFWSEQVKGSGGEATLLGTQAYTSNLQSTRYAFTVVRPILDGLWKPAGLIAVEANFSNLENQVAELDKVTRGKSILVDQSGKVIYDSEQKLLTADISRSSLFRAAEGSSGSFYDTVSGKDRLNIYSSSTKTNWKVIISIPVDELTRGVKLTRNATIGATLIIIVLALIISLLLSFALTKPLTQMIQLMKKVQGGDLDVTFRIKRRDEIGLLGHQFNRMLARIRQLIQDIYQIEEQKKEAELQALQSQINPHFIYNTLETIRMTAEINDDVEAADMISILGKLLRYSTSDLTSWATMKQELLYVRNYVELLGSRYPGRFELTIDVPEALDNYSMIKLVFQPIIENAAYHGLDDTKTRMHLSIKCEYIGQRLLFHIRDDGCGMNQVTLDKLRERLRHEAPPKKSINGGIGMANVHQRLQLHYGPAYGIEVFSKPGEGTDVILSLPLPGITPVIEGETP, from the coding sequence ATGAGAGCAGCACGCAATTCCAACTGGTGGTCTTATATCGTGGATATGTCCATGGAACGCAAGCTGTTCCTGGTATTTCTGGTCATTATTACGCTCCCGCTGTCATTCATCAGTGTGATCAGCTTCAAGAGCTATTCGGAATCCATCCAGGCGAATACAATCGCCTATTCCGAGAAGCTGATTGATCAAATGATGGATTCCATCGATGATTATATAGAAGATATGAAACGGATCTCTTCAATGCCTGCCTACGTCAATGAAATTAAGCAGAACCTGATCCGCTCGAACCGCTATTATGAGCAAAAGCAGATGATGGAAGGCAAGCAGGACCCAGCTCAGGTGGCTCCCGGCGATTTGGATCTCCTGCTGTCCATTCAGCGGGGCATCGAAGAGAATATTTCATTTATTAACAATATTAAGCGGGGAACCAACTCGGTCTATATTTTTGATGCCTACGGGAATGGTTATTATTCTGCCAAGGACGGGGGCATCCGGCTGGATCTGCAGCAGAGCTACAGGTTCTGGAGCGAGCAGGTAAAAGGCTCCGGCGGAGAAGCGACCCTGCTTGGAACGCAGGCGTATACAAGCAATTTGCAGAGTACCCGTTATGCCTTTACGGTGGTGCGTCCCATTCTGGACGGGCTATGGAAGCCAGCCGGCCTGATTGCAGTGGAGGCTAACTTCAGTAATCTGGAGAATCAGGTGGCGGAGCTGGACAAGGTGACCCGGGGGAAATCGATCCTTGTGGATCAGTCGGGCAAAGTCATCTACGACAGTGAGCAGAAGCTGCTGACTGCGGATATTTCCCGCTCCTCCTTATTCCGTGCTGCGGAAGGGAGCTCGGGGAGCTTTTATGATACCGTATCCGGCAAGGACCGGCTTAATATCTATTCAAGCTCAACCAAGACGAACTGGAAGGTGATTATATCCATACCGGTGGACGAATTGACCCGTGGAGTGAAGCTGACCCGTAATGCGACTATAGGCGCTACTCTAATCATCATTGTGCTGGCCCTGATCATCTCGCTCCTTCTGTCGTTTGCCCTGACCAAGCCGCTGACCCAAATGATCCAGCTGATGAAAAAAGTGCAGGGCGGCGATCTCGATGTGACCTTCCGCATTAAACGCCGTGACGAGATTGGTCTCCTGGGGCATCAATTCAACCGTATGCTGGCCCGCATTCGTCAACTGATTCAGGATATTTACCAGATTGAGGAACAGAAGAAGGAGGCGGAGCTACAGGCGCTTCAGAGCCAGATTAATCCGCATTTTATCTACAATACGCTTGAGACTATCCGGATGACCGCAGAGATTAATGATGATGTGGAGGCCGCTGACATGATCTCCATCCTGGGGAAGCTGCTCCGCTACAGCACCAGTGACTTGACCAGCTGGGCGACGATGAAGCAGGAGCTGCTGTATGTGCGCAACTATGTGGAGCTGCTGGGCAGCCGGTATCCCGGCAGATTTGAGCTGACGATTGATGTTCCCGAGGCGCTTGACAACTATTCCATGATTAAGCTGGTTTTTCAGCCGATTATTGAGAATGCTGCATATCACGGGCTGGATGATACCAAGACCCGGATGCATCTGAGCATCAAGTGTGAGTATATAGGGCAGAGGCTTCTGTTCCATATCCGTGATGACGGCTGCGGAATGAATCAGGTTACGCTGGATAAGCTGAGGGAGAGACTTCGGCATGAAGCCCCTCCGAAGAAGAGCATTAATGGAGGGATTGGCATGGCAAATGTACACCAGCGCCTTCAGCTTCATTACGGGCCGGCCTATGGGATTGAGGTGTTCAGTAAGCCTGGCGAGGGTACGGATGTAATCTTGTCATTGCCGCTGCCGGGAATTACTCCCGTAATTGAAGGGGAGACCCCTTGA